ttGCAGTGACAAATTTATATGGTGGTATAATGAGGGGAATTGATATGCTGAATGCTGCTCATGAAGGAAACCTTGTGCCCAAGAGAAGTGCTTCTATAATTATCATGTTAACAGATGGCCAACCAAACGTAGGTAAGTTTGTGTTGGATGGAATAATAGAGAGAGTGAATTaactaacaaaaaaatgttcagttaAAATTGGCCTCCATCTTTGACTTCcggatgttttcattatttaaatgctACTATACCAGCATTATACTACTAAAACAAGTTTTCGATAATACCTCCTAAGAAATCCGAACATGACTAGccacatttcattttgtgatAATATTATCTATTTATGAAGAAAACTCAAACTTTTTCTGGTTTGATGCAGGCATATCAAACACTCAGGACATTCAGACACATGTAAAAAAAGCCATTGAAGGAAAATATCCCTTATACAATCTTGGTTTTGGCTATGGTGTTGACTACAACTTCTTGGAGAAGATGGCACTGGAGAATAAAGGATTGGCCCGTCGGATTTATCCTGACTCTGATGCAGCTTTACAGCTTCAGGTACAGTAATCGCCACTCAAATTAGATGAGAGATACATTCATTCAGATAACTATACAGATGTTCTTATTTTGAAGTAATCAAAATCTGAAAGTGTAATCTGGTACTGAGATACTCAAGAGTCTGCTGTAATCAGAATATTAGTTGCATTTAATATTCCCCTTCCCTTATGTAAGCAGAAAGTGGAAGGACAGTGTCGTGGTAAAAGGGAGATACTGTGGGCTATGAAAGAGGGTTCAAAACTTGGCATAGGGTGACACAAGTCATGGTTCTGAAGGACACTTTGGTGTGCAGCAAAATTGCTGCAGTCATTATATCTTCCATACCTCACAGATCATGTAGTTAATGTCATGtcaagggaagagaaggatgaCAGAGCATAAAGGCTCTAGATATTCTGTCTTTAGGAACTTACTGCAAGCGGGTGTATCTTACCATACTTCTGAAGCATTTTATAGTTGTATAAGgcatttctcatttccattaTTAGTATATTTTTGGGCCTTGTACTCTGAGATTTAACTGAATATTTAgatatttcttctaaaatacactttcagttttcattgctGAAATAGCAGGATGTTTCTGGGTACAGATCTACCtatgaattaaagaaaaaatgatagttaaatgtgtttggtttttttttattatcctgTAGGGGTTTTATGATGAGGTGTCGAATCCCATGCTCACGGATGTGGAGTTAAACTacccagaaaatgaaatatcagaCCTAACTAAAACCAGTTTTAAGCATTTCTATGATGGGTCTGAGATTGTGGTGGCTGGGCGCTTTATAGACAACAACCAAAACAGTTTGACTGTAGACGTGAGAGGTGAAGGTGTAAGTATGGATTTCTTTGACTTAAGTAAGGTACACAAAATGTCTGAATGTTCAAAGCTGgcaatacttaaaatatttactggtATTTCTTTACTTCAGTGACAGGATATGTTACCGCATATGTGAGAAACTAAATGCACCAAAgtcattgcttttaaaactgcaagTTACTTGCCTAACTCAGTCAGGTATACTAGGGTCAGTCTGGAACAACTTTGTGCAGAGTGACTGCATTAGCTTTgctaacagatttttttttttttagtttagtcTCTAATTACCCTACCTGGTTCTTTCAGGAGCCAAATGTTCCGTATTCACAGACACTAGTCTTCATTGGGTGAAGAAAACTGATGGATAAGCCAGCTGAATATTTGAAATGCCTTCCTCTTAAAATAGAAGTCTACTTCTAATATGAACCAAGTGATCTAAATACCTCTCCAGATCTGgattctgtaaaaatatttgccCCTGATATTCAAGAAACACAATACAATCATATTATAGATCATGTTATCGTAAATACTGTGAACTGCATATGTGCCCCATGCACTGTGgtgtattaaatatattatatgAAATTAGGtatatttcaaatacaaataatgtATTATTAGTAAGTTAGCCAGGATATCTGCTTGAACATGTTCCTGTATGAAATCAGCATCATAATCAAAGTTCTTTAAATCCTGAGTAGCCACattctaatgaagaaaaatgccaCGTGAATTAGGAAACTGCATTATGTCCTATAGCATACACTACTAACCTTCACAGAAGCAATGGAACAAAGATCCTAATACAACACTGATAATTTCCTGGGCAAGTGCTGTGTAGGACCAGACTGTTTTTCAATTTAATAAGATTTTCAGCTGTGAAGGTCTTGATTTTGGGAGGTTCTGGAAGTCCCTAGCTATTTATGATACAGAGAAGTTTCCTTATTCCTAACAGGCTAATGACGCCCTGTCATATACTACACAACAAGATGCTGAGCAAACAGCTAAAGCTTCCCAGGAACAAGAATACATATTTGGAGAGTACATTGAAAGGCTCTGGGCTTATCTCACCATTGAACAACTCCTGGAAAAACGGTAATTATATCTAGAATAACATCCTAGCTATGAACTCGTTAAGCCATCTGACTGGTGCAACTTGTAGGATGTGAAGCTGAAATTCGCATCACACTGAGATGCcaatgagaaagcagaaaaaacagtaaggaAAATACCCCAACCTATTCTCCTCCCCAACCTCGGTATTCCTGTTTCAGGTTGcaaattaaacaattttaaattattgcaaATATAAAGcacagttttgcctttttcttggATAGCCAGTGGAATCAGAAGTGCTCTTAGACTGTAACAACTATTTCTTGTTGATAAATTAGCTGCAGAGAAACGACTtcattctaaagaaaaatatttaatccaGAGTTCAGTGAGTAATTTAGCAATCATTGACGCTAGGAGTCTCTACCTGTATTCAGTATTGCAGctacaggagaagaaaaggagaatctTACAGCTGAAGCCCTGGATCTCTCACTAAAATACAAGTTTGTAACGCCACTGACATCCATGGTGGTAACAAAGCCAGAAGACTATGACAATCAAGATGGGATTGCCAATAAACCCATTGAAGGTATAGACATTTTCacaattttactttatttgagAAGCAAAGTGTTCCTTTGATGTTCCCCTACAGAAAGGCTTTCGTGTGGGCGCAGTTTTAAACATGTAtctgaaaaatctgctttccaaGCCTCGCACGTGTATGGTTTatgcaaaattacttttcattgtAAAGCTCATTTCCATCAAACCATCCTTCGTTACTAAATCATACAGGCAAAATACTATAAATTCAAAATAAGTGTATTTTAAgctaaatatataaaatattacattaaaaaaacccaaaaaccaagAAGCATTTCTAATCTAATAGTCCAGCTATATTCACTTTAGTTCACATcactttctcctttatttttctacatacTTCAGCTTAGGGGGAGATGTAGTAACATCTTTCTACGTGAAAGGGGAAAATTTGCATGAGGTCTTCCTCGTGCAGGATATATCAGGTTGTAAAAAGATGGGGATTATATCTGTAAAACACAGTATTCGTATATAttgcagaaagagaagcaattaCATTGAAAGTGCACGATTTGTTCTCAACTCCTCTGAAACTTTGGCTAATTATTAACTCCTTGCTCAGTAAAACACTGTGCTTTCATACAGTTCAGCCTCTTTGTTTAACCTTTGTGAAACAAAATGACTCCATTCCTCTTTAGCAAAGTAAGGCAAATGCTCTCCGCTCAGTGCACCCCAAAGGCGCCCTACCCTCATCTGTATGTGTTGTGCGGGCCATCCTCATCTCTCCCTCATTCAACAGGTCTGACAAACCTCCTGTGAGGCTTTCCAATCTCTTCTATTAGcatccattattttttccccaaacgTTTGCTTAGTGCCCCTAAAAGTTCCTCCCAGGCTCTGTGTGGGCTTTCTGCTGGCTTCTAGGTGAAAAACGTTCTCATCTCCTGAATTTGGCGTGATAACTTAAGGCATTTTAGCATAACAGAGATGCTTCGTGGAGGTtagtgcatttttctttcagctggaGTAAGTCCTGAAACCAATTAATTGCTAAAAGTGCCCTTCAATTCTGAGTAATTCTTCAGGCATTCTGCTGATAaaatttttgcattatttttcatatctaTCATAATGGGATACTGACATAAAAACacttcatatttaatttaaCATTCAAGTCACTATACAGCATAACGACTTTAAAGTTTACAGCTGCACTCTATAAGATGGAAAAACTTGCCCAAACATCTGACAGAAGTGGTATCCACTCAGAGCGATCTTCAGCTCTTTACTTTCCCTTTCCAGGTACTCGTAGGACAAAGGCccttttctgaactgctttcCAAGTAAATCCTCTTTGTGTACAGAAAGTAGAGAGCAGTAATAGGAGAAAATACtcaaaacactgctgctgtataagaaaagaaaataagttttacaCACCCTGGAGTCTAGAGTCGCAAATAGGATTACTGAATCATCCAGTCAGTATTAACAGAATGATGCAAGTGCCTTGAAAACCGCAAAAGAGTAAAACCAATAAGGAACATTTTGCAAGGTGGAAATGGCATAAGAGTAAGACAATTACTAATAGTGCTCCTGTCATATGCATAATTAATTGCAGTTTTGCTGCCccacaaaacagcattttacttTCAGTGTGTTTCTGTTTGATGTACAAATACTGAGTTGTATcattgggaagaaaaggaattgtAAAATACTGAAGATACCTGGTTGAATTGtcaaacagttttaatttttttttcttagaatatGTTTTAGCAGGGTCAGAATCCTTCCTGTTTAATCATACAACTGAAACtgtaaatttctctttttcttccttttacttcTTACCTGCCCATGGTAACAGCTGAAGGTATGTACATTTCTTATTAAATTTACTTAGTATTTTTAACTGTTAGTGATCAATTTCCTACATCACTTATTTGATCTAGGAtgcaatattttcataaaattctTGGTGAATAAATCAAGACTGTGTTATAAATAGATTAAAAACTTTTCAGCTGGAAGAGTTGGTAAATACCATCTTCAGTGTGGTTCCTCCTGTCTCCGATAACTGCAGCATCCCACCGTCACAAAATTCAGGCCCAGTACAGCTGAGTTGCTTTGCAGGGCTAGCACTGTTGACTCCCAGGTACCTGTGTGTAGCAGTCTCTCATACAGAGATGTCTTCATTGATGCTGCGattgctgcttcttcagcacAAAACCCTGTCTTCAGACACCCCTCCATAGCTTCAGATGTAGAAAGAGTAGAAGACTGGAAAAATGTGGAAGCAGGTGGGTAAATCTTACTGACTTCCCAGTAGTACAGTTTAGAACAAGATGGCACAGAGGAATCAGAGAAGAGCAGGTTGTCCCAGCCCCTTACAGAGCAAACCCCATGCCTTTGGAGAAGTaacatttttgctgaaaagtaGGCTGTGCTTTCTGCCTGTTCGTGACATTTGCTTTGTTGCAGTACTAAATAAACGGTTTTGactaagtttttcttttttaaatatttagaaatttatACATAATTACAAGATTTTGGAGTCAGTTTTGgtagaaggaaggaaagaagtggGAGAgattgttttttattctttctagtCTCTAAACCgatattttgtttcattcacAGCACAGGCTGTCACAGCTGTTATGCAGGGTAAGTCATTAGTATAAGTTTCTGAATGAAACAGCATCTGTCAAAGGAAATTGATTGAGACAACTGAAGGTACCGGAGAGATAGAAACTGCCTTTTCTGGGTTTacaactgtattttaacaaGTGCTACCAAATTCTACTCACTGCTAAAATGTTGCTCACTGCTAAAAACACACTTAAAGGTTGAACAATACcagatgaaaatgtttcagctaAATAGCTTTTAAGGAGTAAATGCCAGTTCATCAAACCACCATTGTTTCCTGAAAGCTGTTTCCCAAGAACAGAGGATGGACTTGAATTTGCATCTCCTTTGGAATTATGTAAAGCAAGGGACTATGATGTCAGCATCTCTGGCTAAATTAATGTGTTCAGTTACTTAtacaaaaagaaactgttttattcaagagagagagacagcaaCTGACCCTTCAGATTGCTGGTTGAGCAATCCTGGAAATGGGAGAGTTAGATTTAAGTTTTTGCTCTGGAGATTAgtctcagtctctctctctctctctgtgtctaGTTTTCTCAAGTCTCAAGTCTTAAGAAAAGACTTAAATTcattctggaagaaaacaaatgccagaACCTCAAAAGTTTTCAATGGATGATGTTGCATTTCCTTGCTGATAGACAGCTTAATCCTTAAGTCTGGGACATTTGTGTCCTACAGATACATTACTTGGGTCTTGTGGAAACCCTCAAAGCAACTTAGACTACAAGTGAAATCTGTCTCTATCCTGAAGCTTTGCGTAATTCAAAAGGGCACAAACTGTCATTCCATGGACTATATGCTTTAAAAACTAGGATGGAATTAGCAATTTACCTAGCATATTAAATTCCTGACATCTTACATGTACTGTGCAGATGATGTGTAAATATTCCATTTTGATGCGAGTTTTTctaacattttgtttgtttgtttactctCTGCAGCTCCACAACTATCTTACCTATATACAGCACACCCCACATGGTATACTAGTGGTGAGTGGTTTGAGTAGTGTGCTTAGAAGGAGAACAAAGAGGGTATTTAGGACTAAATTGCACAATTCTTATGAGTCTTTTAGATAATTCCCTTCTACAAAAGCAGCCATTTTTTATTTCCGAGGGGctagtattttaatttactttaaacatctctaaatgttttttaaagatcaagTCACTGAGATTATATATGGTCATTTTCTTAGTCCTCCTTCCCATTGCTGGGCTTTGTGTTGGTAACTGCCTATTCTGTATTCAGATGAACTTCCTGCCCTCAGTAATACTTTCGTGGCCCTCAGAGATGAGCACTTAGAGGTGGCCATCCTGAACCTACCATCCACGTGCCAAATTTTGCAGTGGTCAAGAGACACAGGATATATGTCACGTACCtgggaaagaagaggggaaaaaggacgTAGTTCACTTCGGGGAGATGGCAGCAGCTTCCTTGGGACCCCACCACTCCTTTGGAGGATGGGCTGGACTAAGCTGGGCGTACAGCTCGTGCAGGGACCAGTTCCTGCTGGTCCCCAGCATCAGCAGTTCCATTGCCACAACGTTAAATGTTCATGCGGAACTTTGAACCTGTGTATCACTGTACAAATACCAGGGATTTGCCTTTACAGTTGATGGAGATCCACACTTCATTATATCGGTGCCACAAAAAGAAGATGCCATTTGTTTCAATATCAATGAAAACCCGGGTGCTGTGTTAAATTTAATAAATGACCCAGTTACAGgtgaggtttttatttttttaaatacagtaaatcaGGATCCTTATAACAAAATGTCTTATGTTTAAAGgctatttctctcttttatactgtgtaagctttttttcccagcaaagtTAGTAGGAGTTCCTGTAGCTGTGATAGGGTACCATTGCCATGACTGCGTTTTCACTTCTTGGagcaaaatgaacttttaaactttgtttGAAAACCACTGTGAGAGTTGAGAGGCACGATTTGTCTCAGTGAGTAGTAGTACAAGCAATAAAATAATCCTTAGGTTGCCATTTCATGGAAGACCTGGTAAAGAGAGACCGGTGTCACACAGGCGATTTGTGCCCATCACAGACTCTTTGTGCTCTAGGAAATATTAAACTTTTCTCAATAAGTGATTGTTGTCTTTGTGGAAATCCACAGAACAGCCCCCAGAGCTTTATTCTACTTTGGCGCAAACATGTACAAGTAATTCTGATCTATTTTTCAAATCATATTTGTTTCCTTGAGTTGTTGTTAAATTTCCATGACACCCCTTGACATCAGTTGATCAGGTCCTGTCTATAAAACAATACttgatgtttcctttttacattAGGCATCACAGTCAATGGAGAACTCATTGGTGATAAGAGAGCAAATAGTGATGCAAAGATCCAAAACACGTATTTTGGAAAACTTGGCATTGCAAATAAGCACCTGGATTTAAAACTGACAGTAACTTCTGAGAAGATCACAATCCAGAATGGCAATGAAAAAACAGGTTTCACCTGGCTTGACTCAGTCACCTTGCAGCAAGAAGGGTAAGGCTTACAGAAAGAATATCAGGCTCCTGTATTACTTTCTACACTTTTTTTAGTGTTGATCAATAATATACTTTTAAGATTTGTTGTCTgaatatacaaaagaaactCATTCAAGTCCTGCTGGATTCTGCTCTCTACTTTGTTGTGTAGCTGCTGAATGATTATTCATAAATTCCTCTGCTTGGAATAAGTAAGTGAAGAATTTTCCCTAATTTTCTGTTACTATGACTAAGGTAAAACTAGATTTAGTATTGTGCTTAATGCAACAGTGTCTTGCAAATACTTAAAGAGTAACTTTAGACACAGTGTGTAATCTTTCAAACAAAGACATAATAATGTGCTGTAAACAATCTCAATTTTAAGAAATGGAAGTTGTGATATTTATAGAACAGGTACATTTTGCCCTGTCACCAGGTGTATTTTTCATGAGATTTATCTATTACAGAATCATTTATACCTGTGCAAAAGGAAGTTTAGAAAAGGGATGggcagcatctcctcctcctcctcatctaCATTTTCATTGTGTACCTGGAACAAAATTACTACCTGCTCAAAGCGTGGCAGTGCAACAGAAAGAGCACCAGAGGAAAACTGTTATTCATAcagcatgctgctttttttattatgataGCCACACTGATGATATCACTAACACAATCAGAAGCAAATCTTCTTTATCCTAGCAATAACCTGGACAGTTCAGGAgttgtcttttctgaaaaacaaaatgaaaaggtgTCAGGTAGCATCCAGGCAAGGAAGTGATGGGTTTatcaataacatttttattactgagcaTGAGGTGCTGTATCTACATATCACTAACCTGTCTGTGATTAATTGCTCTGTTACAGGATGAGTGTTGGTAGAAACATCTTGCTGAAAAGTTTAAAGGCTAGGTAGCCTTTCACAGTGTAATTTAGTATGAGTCTTGGACTGTCTGTGAACACACACAGATTCACATGGACCAAACTAGGCAGCAAAACCtctattttaaagaacactGGGCAATTTATAAAGCCATGTTTGTTTCTTGGGCATGTTTCTTCTCCTCAAGTTTCTTCTCATTGCTGTTAACTCTGGGAAGCACAGTGCCCTAagtcaagtttttcttttttcctcagtttaaCTTTgataattaacagaaaaaaaaatctggtgctCTCAATGGGCAGCGGTGCCTCATTTGTTATTGTTTTGCACCAAGTATGGAAGAAACATCCTCTCCACCAAGATTTCCTAGGACTGTATACATTGGAAAGTGATAAACTGTCTGAACAGACCCATGGATTATTAGGTATGACTTCATTTAGTGTTTTCATGCTTGTCTTTCCTTATGACGCTACATAATTTGTAGACACAATCTTGTACTTAGCCTTTCTGAACTGAGATAGCGGAGGAAACTGAGATGATGTTGATTGGCCGTATTAAAATTTCTGACAAAATATTCTGGACTCAGACTTTATGCTTTATCTTTTCATaaattcctctgctgctgctgaaatcacTAGCATCCATTGTCCTCACTGGTGT
This region of Gymnogyps californianus isolate 813 chromosome 13, ASM1813914v2, whole genome shotgun sequence genomic DNA includes:
- the LOC127021476 gene encoding inter-alpha-trypsin inhibitor heavy chain H3-like isoform X2 codes for the protein MENHLLLCILLLIPAFASSDFLVTHVRNIKKRNADNDLVVNGIEISSMKIDSKVTSRFARNVITSQAVNRGNVHKEVVFDVELPKTAFITNFSMTIDGVTYPGTIKEKEAAKKQYEKAVSKGQTAGLVKASGRKTEKFTVSVNIEAASKVTFELTYEELLKRQFGKYEMFVKVKPKQLVKDFEIEVNIFEPQGITELEAEGTFITNDLQNIIKKTFSEKKAHISFKPTLDQQRTCANCSQSVLDGDFTVRYDVKRTTPDNLQIVNGYFVHFFAPTNLPKLPKNVIFVIDISGSMSGREIEQTREALLKILDDIKEDDFFNFILFGSEVHTWKETLIKATPENLDEARKFVRGIDTEGMTNLYGGIMRGIDMLNAAHEGNLVPKRSASIIIMLTDGQPNVGISNTQDIQTHVKKAIEGKYPLYNLGFGYGVDYNFLEKMALENKGLARRIYPDSDAALQLQGFYDEVSNPMLTDVELNYPENEISDLTKTSFKHFYDGSEIVVAGRFIDNNQNSLTVDVRGEGANDALSYTTQQDAEQTAKASQEQEYIFGEYIERLWAYLTIEQLLEKRIAATGEEKENLTAEALDLSLKYKFVTPLTSMVVTKPEDYDNQDGIANKPIEAEAQAVTAVMQAPQLSYLYTAHPTWYTSVDGDPHFIISVPQKEDAICFNINENPGAVLNLINDPVTGITVNGELIGDKRANSDAKIQNTYFGKLGIANKHLDLKLTVTSEKITIQNGNEKTGFTWLDSVTLQQEGLTLIINRKKNLVLSMGSGASFVIVLHQVWKKHPLHQDFLGLYTLESDKLSEQTHGLLGQFFHPIDFTILEIHPGSDPKKPDATMIVKNNELTVTRGWQKDYRRDPQHGVDIPCWFVHNNGAGLIDGVHTDYIVSSLF
- the LOC127021476 gene encoding inter-alpha-trypsin inhibitor heavy chain H3-like isoform X1, producing the protein MENHLLLCILLLIPAFASSDFLVTHVRNIKKRNADNDLVVNGIEISSMKIDSKVTSRFARNVITSQAVNRGNVHKEVVFDVELPKTAFITNFSMTIDGVTYPGTIKEKEAAKKQYEKAVSKGQTAGLVKASGRKTEKFTVSVNIEAASKVTFELTYEELLKRQFGKYEMFVKVKPKQLVKDFEIEVNIFEPQGITELEAEGTFITNDLQNIIKKTFSEKKAHISFKPTLDQQRTCANCSQSVLDGDFTVRYDVKRTTPDNLQIVNGYFVHFFAPTNLPKLPKNVIFVIDISGSMSGREIEQTREALLKILDDIKEDDFFNFILFGSEVHTWKETLIKATPENLDEARKFVRGIDTEGMTNLYGGIMRGIDMLNAAHEGNLVPKRSASIIIMLTDGQPNVGISNTQDIQTHVKKAIEGKYPLYNLGFGYGVDYNFLEKMALENKGLARRIYPDSDAALQLQGFYDEVSNPMLTDVELNYPENEISDLTKTSFKHFYDGSEIVVAGRFIDNNQNSLTVDVRGEGANDALSYTTQQDAEQTAKASQEQEYIFGEYIERLWAYLTIEQLLEKRIAATGEEKENLTAEALDLSLKYKFVTPLTSMVVTKPEDYDNQDGIANKPIEAQNPVFRHPSIASELSYLYTAHPTWYTSVDGDPHFIISVPQKEDAICFNINENPGAVLNLINDPVTGITVNGELIGDKRANSDAKIQNTYFGKLGIANKHLDLKLTVTSEKITIQNGNEKTGFTWLDSVTLQQEGLTLIINRKKNLVLSMGSGASFVIVLHQVWKKHPLHQDFLGLYTLESDKLSEQTHGLLGQFFHPIDFTILEIHPGSDPKKPDATMIVKNNELTVTRGWQKDYRRDPQHGVDIPCWFVHNNGAGLIDGVHTDYIVSSLF